Below is a window of Clostridium sp. JN-1 DNA.
TCAAAAACTTTATCTATCAATTTTAACACTCCTGATTGTTTTTATAGTCTGTAGTATATTATATCATAAATATATTTATGATAACCTATACTTTTACTGCAATTTGCAAGTTAAAAAAATGCGATGCAATATTTTTGAGAGAACAGAAAAAACAGAGGACAGAGGACAGAGGACAGAGGACAATTGACAGAGAAGGTTGATTTTTTGCTAACGCAAAAGAATCTTTAAATTTATATAAGTTAGTAATGTTTTGCAATTAGCAAAACAAACCTAAAAAACAAATTAGTTTTTCTCTGATTCATTTGTGATAATGTCTTAGTATACCATTTGAGATTATGTCCCAAATAAATTAAAAATGTATTAAAATACACCTCATAACAATAAGCAAGCGCACAGGGCAAGTACGAACGTATAACATTAATCTAAAAAATAAACTATAAAACCTAATACATGTATTTTCTAAAAAACACATGTATTAGGCTTATTAAGTTAACCCCAAATGTTTTAAAAACATTTGAGGTTATAATCAATCTAGATACTAATTATTATTGACATTAATATCTTTAATATCGAGGGACATTTTCAAAAATAGTTAACACAATGTTTCACTTTAGTGAAACGAGTTATCAAAAATTTGATTAAAGATTTTTCTTAAGCGAAGCGGAGAAAAATCCTCCTTCACTGTCCTCTGTCCTCTAGGTTCCTGTACTCTGGTTCCCGTACTCTCAGAAAAATATTCAAATCAATATAAATTGTACACTTTTTCTACAATAACTGTCATATCATCTTTTACCTTTCCATTACTTAGTTCTTTAGCTTTATCCATGATCTCCTCACTTAATTCTTTTGGTTCAGTACATTTATTGTCTTTTAAAAAATCTACAAACCAATCTACATTTCCGACTGACTCATTTTCGTGATCTAAAATTCCATCACTCACCATTATAATAAAATCTCCATTTTTAATCTTCTCTTTACTCATATCAATATCAGGCTTGTCCAGAACTCCTATAGGTAAAGTTTTTGAATCAACTACAGTAATATCTTGACCTTTCTTTATAAAGCTTGCAGCTGCTCCTATCTTCATAAAGTCTACCTTTCCTCTATATAAATCTATACTGCTTAAATCTATAGTTGAAAATTTCTCATCTTCGGAAAACTTAATACTCATTATAGAATTTACGGTATTTATAGCTGTAATCTTATCAAATCCTTGTTTTAAAAACTTTTGTATTATATTTACTACAGCTCCACTTTCCTGGCCAGCTTCAGGCCCTGAACCCATTCCATCACTTATCATGCTCACATACGTACCATCTGCTGAATTCCCAAATGTATAGCTGTCCCCACTAAGTTCTTCTCCATCTTTACACATCCTGCGTACATAAGTTGATACATAAAACTTAGGCATTTCTTCAAAAGTAACGTCACAAGTTTTTAAGGATTTATTTATATTACATCCATCTCCATTTATGAACATAATTTTATCTGTTGCTTGATTTACTAAAGGTAATACTTTCTTTGCACATAATTGCTTTCCTCCACAAGCATCCATAGATATTTTGATTACCAGTCTATCATTCTTATCATTATAACAAAATATGTCTACATACTTTATCTTGTTCTTGTTTAATATCCTCCTTAAGTCATTTTCAACTTCTGGATTGAACCTTATATTCATTTCAAACTCTTTTACTATTTCAGATACTGAGCCTGCCATATTATCTATTTGCCCGCCGAGTAATTCCCTACACTCACTTAATCTGCTTCTCCACATCTCACTTATTATATAATTATTAGCTATATTTTCAGTTTCTTTTAAAAGGATAGATCTCCTGGTACATTTTCTCTCCAATTCATATGGCATATCTTTCTTATTATCTTGAAAATTTTGTATTAGTTCACCCAAAGCATTGTAGGTATAAAAATTTTCTCTGCTCCAGCACATCGATTTCATACTGCAATCACTGCAAACCCTACTTGCAAGGTTTTCAATCATAGCACTGCTTTTATCCTTCATAATGAGTTTGTCGTTATCCACAAGTTTTTCAAGCACTTCTGCTACATTATGCAGTATATCTGAAAAACTTTCTAACTTAACCATTAAAATACCCTTAATTCTTTCAGCATAACTCTCTTTAAAATACTCCTGTTTTTTCTCCCATTCTAACTCCACTTCTATCTTCTTCAAAACACTCATAGGTATAGCTAAAAAGATACAGCAGCTTATGACAACTTCAATTATTTTAAATTCAACTGCTATATTTGAATACATCTTAAGTACGGAGAATGCGACCAAATATGAAATACCGCTCATCCATTTTCCAGTTTCTCTAAAAACACCTGAAATAAGCCCACCTAATCCATACACTCCAACGTAAATTATCATGTTACTTGACGTTACGCCTATTATGGTACCCATTGCAACACCTACTGCTGATCCAGCTGAACTTCCTTTTACATATCCGAGTATAAGTACAAAAGTTAATGCTACAACATTTCTTACAGCAATACCTTTTATAACAACTCCCCATGTACCTGCAACAATTAAAGACATAACTACGGACATGCTTATTATCTCTTCACTTGTATATAAATGTCTTGTCCTAAGTTGTTTAAAACACCCTATAGAATAATTGATAATAAAACATATTGGAAATACACAACAAATTTCAAAAAATGAAGTTAAAAGTGACATACTTAATATTATTCTATCTACAAACACTTTATAGAGTACGAACTCTACAAATATACTGGAAAATAATATTAATAATTTAGTCCTTTGATGCATATTATTTAATATATATTTAAAGCTCATAAGTATAAGTACAGATATTAAATACATAGGTAAATCCTTTACATTATTAATTGTAGATATGTATCCTAATAATGTACCAATTCCAGCTGATAATGATACTTTTTTATCTTCTGATATTATAATTGCTATTAAAAAAGCTAACCCAAACGGTGCCATGAGGTTTACCATAACTACTCTGCTTGCTAAAAGTGCTGATAGAAATACTATTGACGTTTTTACAAGTGGAAACTTAATAAGCTTTTGTTTTTGTTTTTCTTTTGCTTTCTTTTTTCTTTGGTATGGAAAAATCTCTACTCCATATTGCATGGCTAAACACCTACCTATAAAATTATTACCTCTATTATAGCAAAGCTTTCTGGAAATAAATGTCATAACATGAAATTCACCCTATTTTTTTTAGGACATATAATTCTATGTTTTTTATAATTGTCTAGTTTAGATACATACAAGCAGAAATTTGTTTTTTATGAGATTAATTACACAAGGAATATCATATTTGTGTTTTTTATAATACTAAAAAGGTCTATAGTGATTAACTATAGACCTTACTTAACAGCGTAAATAGAATTTTAACCTGCAGCACTTCGGGTATGAACCGAATGTTCCAGCCAACTAAACTATTTAGCCGCATAATATTCTTTTTTTGGTTGCGGGAGCAGGACTTGAACCTGCGACCTTCGGGTTATGAGCCCGACGAGCTACCAACTGCTCCATCCCGCGATATTAATATTGGTGCTGAGGACCGGAATCGAACCGGTACGGGTTTTAAAGCCCGCAGGATTTTAAGTCCTGTGCGTCTGCCAGTTCCGCCACTCCAGCACAATATTGGTAGCGGAAATAGGACTTGAACCTACGACACTTCGGGTATGAACCGAATGCTCTAGCCAGCTGAGCTATTCCGCCGCATAATATTCTTTTTTGGTTGCGGGAGCAGGACTTGAACCTGCGACCTTCGGGTTATGAGCCCGACGAGCTACCAACTGCTCCATCCCGCGATATTAATATTGGTGCTGAAGACCGGAATCGAACCGGTACGGGTTTTAAAGCCCGCAGGATTTTAAGTCCTGTGCGTCTGCCAGTTCCGCCACTCCAGCAACTCATGTGTTATCAACTGACGACATATATTATTATAATTCATGAAAATACTATTGTCAACTACTTTTTTTATAAATATTTTTAACAATATTATAGAGGGTTAAAGTTTAACCCTCCGAATTAACTGAATTAGTAATTAGAAGTTTTTTTATATCCTCTTGCCCTTGAATCCTGATGTTTTTTAAGGTCTTGAAATCTCTCTTCGCTATCCTTTAGAAATTTAGACATTCTATCTTCAAAATCTCCTTGATAGCTTTTAGTCTTTTCTTTTTGCCAATCAATTTCAATTGGCCTTAAACTTTTCTTTTCTGACAAAGCCTGCTTTATTGATAAACTTATCTTACCCTTTTCATCAATTGAAATTACCTTAACCCTTACTTTGTCTTTTTCTTTCAAATAATCTCTTATGTCTTTTACATAAGCATCTGAAACCTCGGATATATGGACTAAACCAGTTTTCCCTTCAATTTCAACAAAAGCTCCAAAATTTGTGATATTAACCACTACGCCTTCTAGTATGGATCCTGCCTTTAAGGTCATATTAAAAAGATTCCTCCTTAAAATAAAATAATATTATATATAGAAATTAAATTTGTAACCTTATGTTAGTTTTTTGCATTTATTACAGGGGTCTCTCCTTGTTTAATAAGACCTAATCTCTCTCTAGCTAA
It encodes the following:
- the spoIIE gene encoding stage II sporulation protein E; amino-acid sequence: MQYGVEIFPYQRKKKAKEKQKQKLIKFPLVKTSIVFLSALLASRVVMVNLMAPFGLAFLIAIIISEDKKVSLSAGIGTLLGYISTINNVKDLPMYLISVLILMSFKYILNNMHQRTKLLILFSSIFVEFVLYKVFVDRIILSMSLLTSFFEICCVFPICFIINYSIGCFKQLRTRHLYTSEEIISMSVVMSLIVAGTWGVVIKGIAVRNVVALTFVLILGYVKGSSAGSAVGVAMGTIIGVTSSNMIIYVGVYGLGGLISGVFRETGKWMSGISYLVAFSVLKMYSNIAVEFKIIEVVISCCIFLAIPMSVLKKIEVELEWEKKQEYFKESYAERIKGILMVKLESFSDILHNVAEVLEKLVDNDKLIMKDKSSAMIENLASRVCSDCSMKSMCWSRENFYTYNALGELIQNFQDNKKDMPYELERKCTRRSILLKETENIANNYIISEMWRSRLSECRELLGGQIDNMAGSVSEIVKEFEMNIRFNPEVENDLRRILNKNKIKYVDIFCYNDKNDRLVIKISMDACGGKQLCAKKVLPLVNQATDKIMFINGDGCNINKSLKTCDVTFEEMPKFYVSTYVRRMCKDGEELSGDSYTFGNSADGTYVSMISDGMGSGPEAGQESGAVVNIIQKFLKQGFDKITAINTVNSIMSIKFSEDEKFSTIDLSSIDLYRGKVDFMKIGAAASFIKKGQDITVVDSKTLPIGVLDKPDIDMSKEKIKNGDFIIMVSDGILDHENESVGNVDWFVDFLKDNKCTEPKELSEEIMDKAKELSNGKVKDDMTVIVEKVYNLY
- a CDS encoding S1 domain-containing RNA-binding protein, producing the protein MTLKAGSILEGVVVNITNFGAFVEIEGKTGLVHISEVSDAYVKDIRDYLKEKDKVRVKVISIDEKGKISLSIKQALSEKKSLRPIEIDWQKEKTKSYQGDFEDRMSKFLKDSEERFQDLKKHQDSRARGYKKTSNY